In the Elioraea tepida genome, one interval contains:
- a CDS encoding PGPGW domain-containing protein → MARRREYLTIPRMLPPKPPSAWARRGKILSGWGFLLLGVAGLFLPVLQGFLFLAVGLYILRDEYAWAQRTIDWMRRKFPRYTAQMDQGRDRAAAWLQRWRRKVRRTIYQVRR, encoded by the coding sequence ATGGCACGACGCCGCGAATACCTCACCATTCCCCGGATGCTGCCCCCCAAGCCGCCGAGCGCCTGGGCGCGCCGGGGCAAGATCCTCTCCGGATGGGGCTTCCTGCTGCTCGGCGTGGCGGGGCTGTTCCTGCCCGTGCTGCAGGGCTTCCTGTTCCTCGCGGTCGGCCTCTACATCCTGCGCGACGAGTATGCGTGGGCGCAGCGGACGATCGACTGGATGCGCCGGAAATTCCCCCGCTACACCGCGCAGATGGACCAGGGGCGTGACCGCGCCGCCGCGTGGCTCCAGCGCTGGCGTCGGAAGGTTCGCCGCACGATCTACCAGGTGCGGCGTTAG
- a CDS encoding MFS transporter, whose translation MAAPSPPVSRPVLLAGLGAAQILGWGSTFYLPSVLGPRMGESLGLAQDVIFAGVTVMYLVGAVAAPRVGRRVDTRGAREMMVAGSVVAAASLSLLAAAQGLAGYAAAWVGLGLMLPMVLGPTGFAAIAQAVPAPAARRAMTLLTLLTGLTSTIAWPVTASLEAGLGWRGTLAAFAAAHLCLALPLYRLVLPPRAPAPERPAATPRADGGVTPLRFVLLVLALGLPNAVTSGLQLVLIALLGGLGHAPAAAIALAALHGPAQVTARIIDLALGPRTSATATGLFAVSLLPLSILPLAAGGEAVWAGLFTVAFGVANGLMTVVRAALPLELAGASGYGTLTGRLALPGHLMVAAAPPLFAAVLGRAGPAGVASLTVLLGLVALAAMVALARSRRGEARALSAAGRSSRASTRSGRG comes from the coding sequence ATGGCCGCGCCCAGCCCGCCCGTCTCCCGCCCCGTCCTGCTCGCGGGGCTCGGCGCGGCGCAGATCCTCGGCTGGGGATCGACCTTCTACCTGCCGTCGGTGCTCGGGCCACGGATGGGCGAGAGCCTCGGGCTCGCTCAGGACGTGATCTTCGCCGGGGTGACGGTGATGTATCTCGTCGGCGCCGTCGCCGCGCCGCGGGTTGGGCGGCGCGTCGATACGCGCGGGGCGCGGGAGATGATGGTTGCGGGCTCGGTGGTCGCTGCTGCCTCCCTCTCCCTGCTTGCCGCTGCACAGGGGCTCGCCGGCTATGCCGCGGCCTGGGTGGGGCTCGGGCTGATGCTGCCGATGGTGCTCGGGCCGACCGGCTTCGCCGCGATCGCGCAAGCCGTTCCCGCCCCCGCTGCACGGCGGGCGATGACGCTTCTGACGCTGCTCACGGGGCTGACCTCGACCATCGCCTGGCCCGTGACGGCCTCGCTCGAGGCGGGGTTGGGCTGGCGCGGCACGCTCGCCGCCTTCGCCGCCGCCCATCTCTGTCTCGCCCTGCCGCTCTACCGCCTCGTTCTGCCGCCGCGCGCCCCGGCGCCCGAGCGGCCGGCCGCCACGCCGCGGGCGGATGGCGGGGTGACGCCGCTGCGCTTCGTCCTGCTCGTGCTCGCGCTTGGGCTCCCCAATGCCGTGACCTCGGGGCTGCAGCTCGTGCTGATCGCGCTGCTTGGCGGGCTCGGCCATGCGCCTGCGGCAGCGATCGCTCTTGCCGCCCTGCATGGCCCGGCGCAGGTGACCGCGCGGATCATCGACCTCGCTCTCGGCCCCCGCACCTCGGCCACGGCGACGGGCCTGTTCGCCGTGTCGCTCCTGCCGCTCTCGATTCTGCCGCTTGCGGCCGGGGGCGAGGCCGTGTGGGCGGGGCTGTTCACGGTCGCGTTCGGCGTCGCAAACGGGCTGATGACAGTGGTGCGCGCCGCCCTGCCGCTCGAGCTCGCGGGTGCGTCGGGCTACGGCACGCTGACCGGCCGGCTCGCGCTCCCGGGCCACCTCATGGTCGCGGCGGCGCCGCCGCTCTTCGCCGCCGTGCTCGGGCGCGCGGGCCCCGCGGGTGTCGCGTCGCTCACCGTCTTGCTCGGGCTTGTGGCGTTGGCGGCGATGGTCGCGCTCGCCCGCTCGCGCCGCGGCGAGGCCCGAGCCCTCAGCGCCGCGGGCCGAAGCTCTCGAGCGTCCACTCGATCGGGGCGTGGCTGA